A genomic region of Brachyhypopomus gauderio isolate BG-103 unplaced genomic scaffold, BGAUD_0.2 sc114, whole genome shotgun sequence contains the following coding sequences:
- the LOC143497877 gene encoding large ribosomal subunit protein mL52-like, translated as MAAPLKMLCASALRHGVRTFTSTRAACAGKKWRLENGLSWTGSEYGPLTDLPDWSYADGRPAPLLKGQVRRQKQREDFARRAVYLNAEVDQGMETWKMKKNDEEKAKEQLKSSMLKPKGNLLIKKHQ; from the exons atggcagcGCCCTTGAAGATGCTCTGTGCTTCAG CGTTAAGACACGGCGTGCGGACGTTTACGTCTACACGTGCGGCATGTGCTGGGAAGAAGTGGAGACTGGA GAACGGATTGTCTTGGACAGGGTCAGAGTACGGACCACTGACAGACCTACCTGACTGGTCCTATGCAG ATGGCAGACCGGCACCCCTGTTAAAAGGACAAGTCAGAAGGCAGAAGCAGAGAGAGGACTTTGCA CGGAGAGCAGTGTATCTGAATGCAGAAGTGGACCAGGGAATGGAGACATGGAAGATGAAAAAGAATGATGAAGAAAAAGCAAAAGAACAGTTAAAATCTTCTATGCTTAAACCTAAAGGAAATCTGTTAATAAAGAAACATCAATAA